From uncultured Pseudodesulfovibrio sp.:
TTAGGTTGAGGTCTAAAGACGGTGGGCGGGACTTTAAACAAATACGTCGTTGTGCAAAAATTCTGCACCCACGCCGTCAGGCCGCCGAAGGCCTTGGTCCCCGGTTGTGCCGTCAATCGATTTGCAACTTCGTGCTGAACCATAAAGACAGCCTTTTGCAGGGTATTTACCTTGCTGACAATGTCCCAAATCAATTTTGAACCCACATTGTATGGCAAATTGCCAATGATTTTACATGGGCCTTTATTCAGTGATTCCCAAGGAAACTTAAGCGCATCCGTTTTGATGACTTCCAGGTTTGCCCATCTTTCATCAAGACGTTGAGCCAATTCATCGTCCATTTCCAGAGCAACAATTTTGTGCGCATCAGTTTCCATAAGGAATTCTGTCAAAGCGCCCCGCCCTGGTCCAATTTCTATAATATAGTCGTTTTCTGTCGGAACAATGGCATCTACAATTTTTCGGCAGATATTTTGATCTTTAAGAAAATTTTGGCCCAAGCTTTTCTTGGCCCTGTGCTTTGGTCGTTCGTCAGACATATCTTTTCTCCGTGTGCCATGGATAGCTGAACACCATTTATCTGGCAACATCATTGACACCATATAAATTCAAAACGTATGAGTCTTCGTTATCTATTTTTTAGGAGGATTTTATGAATTTACGCCACTATGTGAGAGACATTCCCGATTATCCCAAAAAAGGTATCACCTTTTACGATATAACTCCGATTCTCAGCAGTCCCGAAGCATTTAAATATGTCATGGACCAGCTTTATGAAAAGTATAAGGATTGTGGGGCTGAAAAGATCGTGGCAGCCGATGCTCGTGGTTTTATTTTTGGCGCACCCTTGGCTTTGAGAATGGGGATTCCATTTATTCCTGTCCGTAAGCCCGGCAAGCTTCCTTTCAAAAACCGTTGCGTCACCTATGACCTTGAATACGGTTCTGACACTTTGTGCATGCACGTTGATGCCGTTGATCAAGGCGACAAAATTCTGATGATTGATGACTTGCTGGCCACAGGTGGTACTGCAGAAGGCATGGTACAGCTCGTCAAAGAGGCAGGCGGAGAAATTGTCGGCTGTGGTTTTGTCATTCAACTCAGCTTCCTTGATGGCGACAAGGTCATGAAGGCTGCTGGTGTTAATCACGATTTTCTTATTGAAGTATAGTATAAGGACACGTCATGACCAAAATAGGCATCATCGGCGGGAGCGGACTGGATAATTCGGACCTCATGCAAGATGCACACGATGTTGAAGTAGAGACCTCCTATGGCTCCCCTTCTGCTCCGCTTAAGGTAGGAACAATTGCAGGGAAAGAAGTTGTTCTGCTTGCACGACATGGTCGGGAACACACAATTCCACCTACTTTCGTAAACTATCGTGCTAACATTCAGGCGCTGAAGAACGCTGGCTGCTCGTTAATTCTTGCGACAACCGCCTGTGGCTCTTTGCGTGCTGAAATTGACCGTGGACACCTTGTTATTCTTGATCAATTTATTGATTTTACTCGCCGCAGACCGGTCTCTTTTTATGAAGAATTTGAACCGCATGGAGCTGTTCATACCGGTATGGCTGACCCCTTTGATAAAACTTTGCGTGGTGTATTCAACCAGGCATGCGACTCTCTTGATCTCACACACCACAAGACAGGTACTGTCATTACCATTGAAGGTTCTCGATTTTCCACTCGGGCGGAATCCAACATGTTTCGCATGTGGGGTGCCGATGTAATCAACATGTCTGTCGCACCCGAATGCATACTCGCCAATGAGGCCGGTGTTCCTTATGCCGCAGTAGCCATGTCCACTGATTACGACTGCTGGAAGACCAATGAAGCCCCTGTGACTTGGGAAGAAATTCTTGAAGTTTTTCAGGGAAATGTGGAAAAAGTTACTTCTTTGCTTGTCGAAGTTATTAAAAATATAGATTGATTTTAATGAATACGAATCAAACCACTGTATCCGTTCCAACCAAATGTGATCTGCTTGTTCGAACAGATGTAGTTGTTACACAGGATGCGGACCGTCGGGTTATTACTGGTGCCGGCGTGGCTATCACCGATGGCCTTGTCGTAGAAGTCGCTGAATATAATGAACTTGAAGCCAAATTCCAACCGACTCAACGATTGGATATGTCTGGCAAAATGCTTATGCCTGGACTTGTCAACGGACATACTCATTTACCCATGACGCTTTTTCGCGGTTATGCCGACGATCTACCACTCATGGAATGGCTTGAAGATCATATCTGGCCCGTGGAATTCCAATTAACCGATAAAATTCTCACCATCGGAGCAGACATTGGTTGTTGTGAGCTAATCAAGACTGGCTGCACCGCTTTCCTTAATGGCTATTTTCACGAGTATGTCACTGGTGACGCAGCCAATGCAGCCGGTTTGCGAGCGGTTTTAGGCGAAGGTTTCTTTCATTTCCCTTCACCACATTTTCCCACGGCCAATGATTGCTGGGATACAATACGCACCTTGAATGCCCGCTATGATAAAAATTCCCGCATACGAACGGCAGTCACCCCACATGCCGCGTTCACCGTTAACCCAGATGAATTACAGGCCAGTTTTGAACTGGCGATTGACCTGGACATTCCGTGGCAGGTGCATCTGGCTGAATCTTCTGTAGAAACATCTGTCTGTCTGGAGAAGCATGGTAAGCGCCCTGTGGAACTCCTCCGCTCTCTTGGCTTGTTGACATCAAGAACCACCCTTCATCATTGTGTTGATGTAACGGATGATGAGATCGCACTTCTTGCTGATAATGATGTGAATGTCGTTCATAATCCGGCTTCCAATCTCAAATTGTGTTCAGGCCTTTCGCCGGTACAAAAGATGGTGGATGCAGGAGTGACGGTTGGCTTGGGAACTGATGGGGCTTCAAGTAATAATCAATTGAATATGTTTCGTGATATGGCTTTGGCGGCTTTGATAGGCAAAGTCCGTCATGAGGATGCTTCGGCAGTAAACGCACAAACCGCTCTTGATATGGCGACTATCAATTCAGCCCGCTGTCTCGGTTGGCCTGAACTTGGACGTATCGAAGAGGGGTGCCCGGCGGACATGATTGCACTTGATCTAGGCAGTCCAAATCTTATGCCAATGTTCTCGCCTGTCTCTCATGCCGTATATGCGGCAACAGGCATGGAAGTGTGCATGACCATGGTCGCGGGAGAAATTCTCTATCTTTATGGAGATTTCAGAACTATCGACGTGCAAGCCTTGCGAGACAACGCTTTTAGTGCGGTTGAGTGGGTTCGATCCAAGGCGAAAAAATAAAAAAAATGTCGTAAAAAACTTGACAACACCCACTCCGGGTGCATATCGAATTCTGCTCTTGCATTAATATGAAATTTTTATGCCGCTGGCATCCCGTGAGCCGCATTATTTTTAGGAGGAAGGCACCAAATGGCCAAAAAGAAAGTTACCGTTTCCTTGGAAGGCGCTGTCATGACCGATGAAGGTCTGAGCTACAAGGGCGTTATTATGGAACCCATTGATGAGAAATGTGAAGGTTGCGAACGTATTGTCACATTTGAAGACAAGAAATACTGCCCGACTTACGCACAGCCCACGACCAAGTGGAGCAAAGGCGTCTGCAATTTCGCCACTCATGCCCGTGCAGAAGTTGATAAGGCCGGCAAGGTCAAGGTCAACCCGCTGAAGGCTTCCAAGCGCGCTGCTCGCGGCCGCTAGGCTAAAGTTCTTAAAAAAAGGCGGGGCAAGTCCCCGCCTTTTTTTTGTTTGTATGAATCGTATTTTGGACTATTTTATTGAAAATAAACCGGAGGCACCACATGGACGCTCTCTTTTCCGAACTGGACAAACAGTCTGAAGCCGTTGTCGAACTGCAAACTAAGCTTACTGCTATTCCTGCCCTTGGGCCCATGAATGGTGGTGACGGTGAAAAAGACAAAGCTGATTTTCTGATTGCTCACCTCAAGTCCATGGGTATCGAAGATATCCGCGAGTATAATGCCCCAGCCAAGGACGTTTCCTGCGGTTACCGCCCGAACGTTGCGGCCATCATTCCTGGCAAAAACACGGAAAAGACCTTGTGGGTCATCTCTCATATCGACATTGTTCCTCCGGGCGACTTGTCTTTGTGGGACACTGATCCTTACACGTTGGTACGCGATGGTGATAAAATCATCGGACGAGGCGTTGAGGACAATCAACAGGGTATCGTTTCTTCGCTGCTGACGGCACAGGCTCTGCTCGATTTGAAAGTTACCCCGGAAGTCAACTACGGCATGATTTTCGTTGCTGACGAAGAGACCGGCAGCGGCTTCGGTTTGGAGTATTTGGTTAATGAACATGAAGATATGTTCGCCAAAGACGATCTTTTCCTGGTTCCCGATTTCGGTGAACCTACTTCCGAAATGGTTGAAGTCGCTGAAAAGTCCATGTTTTGGCTCAAAGTTACTGTTGAGGGCAAACAATGCCACGCATCAACCCCATATCAGGGTGTGAACTCTTTGGTTGCCGCTTCCGATTTCATTCTTCGTATTAAAGAGCTTGAAAGCATTTATGATGCCGAGAACCCCATTTACGATCCACCCCGCTCCACATTTCAGCCAACTATGAAAGAAGCAAACGTGGCCAACATCAATACTTTGCCTGGCCGTGATGTTTTTTATATCGATAGCCGTGTCATGCCTGAATATGATGTTGAAGAAATCCTGAAGACCATCCGTGGTTTTGGTTCTGAAGTGGAAAAAACGCATGGCGTGACCATTTCCTATGAGACCGTACAGGCCGAACAGGCGGCTCCCTCCACACCGGTCGATAGCGAAATAGCTGTCAAGGCGATCAAATCCATCAAAAAGATTTACAACAACAATCCTCGTACTGTTGGCGTTGGTGGTGGCACTGTTGCTGCTTTCCTGCGCCGTAAAGAGTATCAGGCTGTTGTCTGGGCTACTTTGAATCATTGCGCTCACCAGCCCAATGAATGGGCCTCCATCAAGAACACCATCAATGATGCCAAAGTCATTGGTGATCTTCTGCTGACCAAATAAACGGATGCGAAAGGCAAATGCAGCGTAAAGCCCCATTTCCAAATCAATTCGATCTCATTGTCGTGGGAGCGGGTCATGCTGGCTGTGAAGCCGCCATGGCCGCTGCCCGATTTGGGCTTAAAACGCTCCTTTTAACCATCAATGCCGACCGCATTGGTCATTTGTCCTGCAATCCTGCTATCGGCGGATTGGCCAAGGGACATATGGTCAAAGAAATCGATGCCCTTGGTGGTATGATGGGATTATGGGCTGATGCTGCCGGTATTCAATTCCGTATTCTGAACACCCGCAAAGGACCAGCCGTTCGATCCAGTCGTGCACAAATTGACCGCACCGAATATATGCGTGTGGTTCAAAAATCCATCTTTGCTCAGGAAAATCTGTGGGTATTCCAAGACATAGGTGCTGCCGTGCTTACCAAGGATGGACGAGCCTGCGGAATCCGTACGGAATTGGGTGAGGTATTGCCTTCCCGAGCAGTACTCCTCACGACCGGTACATTCCTGCGTGGCCTCATGCATATTGGTTTGGAAAACATCAAGGGCGGTCGTATGGGCGACCCAGCCTCGAATCAGTTGTCTGACAACCTGCGAGAACTTGGCTTTGATTTGGGACGCCTCAAGACGGGGACTACTCCAAGGCTCTTGAAAGATTCCATTAACTTTGATGTTATGCAGATGCAGGCAGGCGATGATCCGCCGATGCCATTTAGCTTTCGTAACACAACAGTCCCGATGCCGCAGGTTCCCTGTTATTTGACCTACACCAATGAACAGGCGCACGAAGCCATTCGTTCCGGCTTTGATCGTTCCCCTATGTTTACAGGTGTCATCGAAGGAACTGGCGCACGATACTGTCCGTCTATTGAAGATAAGGTTGCTCGCTTTCCAGAAAAGGATCGCCATCAGATTTTTGTGGAACCGGAAGGTTTAAACAGTCCTGAAATGTATCCAAGCGGTATCCCTACCAGTCTCCCTTTTGATGTGCAGAAAAAAATGGTTGCCGCCATTGTCGGATTGGAAAATGCACAGATCGTCCGCCCTGGTTATGCCATTGAATACGATTTTGTCCCGCCCACCCAACTTAAGCCCACGCTAGAGACTAAAAATGTGCCCGGCCTTTATTTTGCCGGACAGATCAATGGCACTTCTGGATACGAAGAGGCTGCAGCGCAGGGACTCTGGGCCGCAATCAATGCCGCCAGTCAGCTCCTTGGCCGTGAGCCATTCCTGCTCTCTCGCGATCAGGCCTATATGGCCGTGCTTGTGGACGACCTTGTCACCAAAGGAACTGAAGAGCCGTATCGTATGTTTACCTCTCGCGCCGAACACAGACTTTTGCTTCGAGAAGGGAATGCGGATGAACGACTGACCTCCATTGGTCGAAATCTTGGTCTTGTTGATGATGATCATTGGAACATTTACACCACCAAGCAGGAGCAACTGCAGTCCACACTCAAAGCCTTGCGTTCCATTCGCATTCGTCCTGACGCGCCGACTCGTGCGATTATGCAGGAAATCGGAGCCTCGGTACCAGGGAAGGCAGTTGAGCTTGCTGCCTTGTTACGCCAACCACAAATGACCATTGAGCAATTGGAAGTTTTTTATCCAGCTATTGCCGACTTGGATCAAGTGGTCCTGCGTGAAGCTGAAACTCAAATTCGTTATGAAGGATATCTTGTCAAACAGGCAGAACTCGTCGCCAAGTTCAAATCCATGGAGAACGTCGCTCTACCGTCTGACCTTGATTATTCAAAAGTTTCAGGTTTAACGCGTGAAGTTGTGGAAAAATTATCTTCAGTTCAGCCAATGACATTGGGACAAGCCGGACGTATATCCGGCATTACTCCTGCCGCACTGACCTGCCTTGAGGTCCATCTCAAAAAAATCGGACTCTTGTAATCAAAGCGTTAGTTCGTTGTATTGACAGTGAGTGACTCTCTGTCTAAATATAAAGAATACGATGAACTGATCGTAGTTGCGTGATTTCATCAATATTTTAACGTATTGCCAACCCACCTCAAGGAGTCTGATCTTGGACGAAGGATCTGACAGTCGGTTTTTTACCATTTTTAAAAAACTATTCGGCACGAACGGCCAGCAAATTGAGGAACATATCCTTGAAGCCAAAGCGGACGGCGAGCTTGAAAGCGATGAAGTTTCCATGCTGCTCAATGTTTTGGAACTTGACGAAAAACAGGTCAAGGAAATCATGGTTCCACGTACGGACATGGTTTGTGCCGAAACCGACAGCACGGTAAAAGCAGTCGCCGATCTCATTGCCAATCAGGGTGCCCATTCCCGTATTCCCATATTCAAAGAGACCAAAGATCATATTCTTGGCCTAGTCCATGCTAAAGATCTTTTGGAACCACTTCTGCAAGGAATGGATAACACATCTGTAGATGGACTTATGCGTCCGGCTTTTTTTGTCCATGAGGAAAAACCATTGGATGAAGTCCTGGCTATTCTTAAACAGGAAAAGCTCCACATGGCTATCGTGCAGGACGAATACGGCGGAACATCTGGCATGGTCACCATGGAAGATGTGCTGGAAGAAATTGTCGGCGAAATCGCGGATGAATATGATCAGGAACGTCCTATAGAAATTCAGGAACTTCCTGATGGAGCATATATTGTCTCCGGCCGCGTGCCTTTGGATGAAATCGGTGAACGATGCTCTCTGGATCTTGAAAGCGAAGACGTGGATTCTATTGGTGGGTACATTGCCGACATGGCAGGCCGTATTCCGGAACAAGGAGAATTCTACACTTTCGACAACAGACGATTTACGGTCCTTGAGGCCGATGAGCGACAAATCTGGTCTATCAAAATCGAACCTCTCGCACACGAGTAAGCTGTGTTAACACTGGTCCTTATCGCTACTGTCGGTGCGTGGATAGGTTTTGCCAATCCCGTGTTCCATTTCCCTCTGGCCGCATTAGCCTTTCCTTTAGGGCTTGCCTGGATTGGACTTCGGGCTACATCCTGGAAAAAGGCTCTCAAATACAGTTGGCTGGCCGGGACATTGGCTGCCATGGGTTGCTATTATTGGATGGTTATTCCTGTCCAGATATACGGCGGACTTCCATGGTTTATAGCTCTCCCCTGTCCGGTTTTATTAGCTGCCTTCATGAGCCTTTATTTTGGTTTGTTTTCAGTGGGCATGTACCACGCAGGCAAACAAATTGACGGCATCCCATTATGTTTATTGGCAGGTTTTTCCTGGGCAACCATGGAAATGCTTATGGGAACATTATTTTCAGGCTTTCCATGGATCAATCTGTCTTCTGCATTCGCCACGTGGCCTTTTGCCATTCAAGGCGCGTCTGTACTCGGGGCCTATGGCCTTTCCGGCGTATTTGCGATGTTGGCAGTGGCTTTACTGCTTTACAGCACATATAAAAGCACTCTCTGGTTTGCTATAGGATTGACTGTTTGCCTAACGGTGTTTGGTGTCTATAGGGTAACGACTTTTGATACCGGCGTATCGAGTTTCCCAATTTCTCTGATTCAAGGAAACGTTGATCAAGGAAAAAAGTGGGTGCCATCTTATCAGGCTTCAACCGTCAAGAAATACAGCAAGCTGACCTTGGAGGCCATGCGCAACCATAAGTCTGTTTTGGCTATCTGGCCCGAAACTGCCATGCCATTTTATTTGCAAAATATGACTCCACAGCGCAAAGGTGTTGAAATATTGGCCCGAGAAGCCAAGATCAATATTATTACAGGATCTCCGGCGTATCATGTGACCAACATGAAAAAGAATAATTACGTGCTCTACAACCGGGCATGGCTTATGGATACAACGGGAAGAACAACTCAGCACTATGATAAAGAACACCTTGTTCCATTTGGTGAATATATGCCTTTCGAAGAATGGATGCCTTTTGAAAAGCTCGTTCAGGCTGCTGGTAATTTTCTTCCTGGCACAGACAATCATCCGCTCAAAGTGAATGGCGTTGCTCTTGGAATACTCATTTGTTATGAAGCCATATTCCCTGATTTAGCGCAAAAACAGGTTGAACGAGGGGCAAGCGTTCTGGTGAATATCAGTAATGACGCATGGTTTGGAAACACTTCGGCCCCACAACAACACCTCAATTTATCAATCATGCGCGCCGTTGAACAAGGCCGTTGGCTGGCAAGAAGCACCAATACCGGCATTTCTGCATTTGTTGATCCTGTTGGTCGAATTGCAGCTATGGGAAATCAATTTCAAGCTGAAAGTTTGAGTTTGAGCATTGCACCTTTGAACAAAACGACTGTGTATCATCAAATAGTTGGCTGGCTAACCTTCTTTATTTACACCATGACCATTGCTGCATTCGGATTTATCGGCTACACAGCCTTTCGACATAAAGGAAAAATTGAATAATGTTTGAATATCCTGAACTTAAAGCTGCTTCCCAAGACCTTCTTGGCCAATTCGAAACCCTTTGGGGGCGTCTTTGACTACGTCCAGACCAAAGAACGACTCGACGCCATAGAAATAGAACTTTCCAAGCCCGGCGCGTGGGATAAGCCTGAAGCGCTTACCCCTGTACTCAAAGAAAAAAGTCAACTTTCCACCAAGCTTGGCATGTATGACGCGCTGTCGGAGGCCAAAGAAGATCTTGAGGCATGGCTTGAATTGGCTCAAGAATCGCCCGACGACGAATCCTTGACGGCTTTGGATGGTCAGGTGTCCCTGTTGAGGGAACGACTGGCAGGGACGGAATTGGCGACAATGTTCGCCTTTGAGCATGATAAAAGCAATGCCATTCTTGAAATCCATCCTGGAGCAGGTGGCGTAGAATCGCAAGATTGGGCGGAAATGCTCCTTCGCATGTACAATCGTTATGCGGAACGCAAAGGATTCAAGGTCTCTCAACTCGACTTTCAGGCCGGGGATGAAGCAGGAATTAAATCCGTTACCCTTCAAATCGAAGGCTTGTTTGCCTACGGGTTACTTAAAGGCGAAGCTGGCGTACATCGTCTGATACGCATCTCACCTTTTGATTCATCAGGTCGACGTCATACGTCTTTTGCATCGGTGGATGTTTATCCCGATATGGACGATGATATTGAAATCGAAGTCAAAGATGAAGATATACGAATAGACACTTTTCGTTCGAGTGGCCCCGGTGGACAATCAGTCAACAAAACCAGTTCTGCTGTCCGAATCACACATATCCCCACTGGTATTGTAGCTCAATGTCAGAATGAAAAATCACAACACAGAAATAAGGCTACAGCTTTACGTTTGTTAAAAGCGCGACTCTATGAGCAAGAGTTGAAAAAGATTGAAGAAAGCCGCAGGCAGGATTATCAGGCCAAGGAAGCCATAGCCTGGGGAAGTCAGATACGCACTTATACGCTCCAACCTTATCGTTTGGTCAAAGACCACCGGTCCAACAGTGAAAGCGGCAATGTTGACGCATTTTTGGACGGAGATCTGGACGAAATGATCCGAAACCACCTACTCTATATCCATGCCCAAGGAAAAAAAGATTAATTTCCCTGAACAGGAACTCGCTACTGAACTTTCTGAACTTCAGAAAGAACTGTGTGGCCTTTCCCAGTCTTGCCTAGGCAAGCTCGATACAGATGCAGTCTGGATTTTTCGACTTTTTGAAGGAGTTACTCCGGAAGAATGGGACGATCTATCCGCAAAGCATGATTTGCAACAGTGGTTAACCATGCCCATCGACGGAGATGCTTTTCCTCAACTCAAAAAACTACAGAAAACGCTGGAAAATTTATCGTATCAAACCGACCATGATGCCTTAACTGGTTTGGCGAACCGACGGGCTTTCGATCGTATTCTTGATATTGAAATGGAACGATCAAAACGAGCCAAGACCCCACTGTCTCTCGCAATTTTCGATCTCGACAACTTCAAGTCCGTCAATGACACTTATGGTCATACCAAAGGCGATGAGGTGTTAGCACGCTTTGCCGAGCACCTGCAGGCTTCAACCAGGCGATATGATTTGGCTTCCCGTTTTGGAGGAGAGGAATTTGCCTTGATTATGGCAGGTTCCGGTGTGGTCAAGGCGACACAACTTTTGAATCGTTTGCTTAAGGAATTTAAGGAAATAGAATTCTATTCTTCAGATGGAGAAACTTCCTTCAATGTGACATGTTCCGCAGGGTTAACCTGTTTCAAGGGAACAATGGACATGACAGAAAAACAACTCATCGATCTGGCTGACGAGGCCCTCTATGAAGCGAAATCGTCCGGTAAAGATCAGGTGAAAGTATCCAAACTGCCCTTTGTGGACAATGTACCAAACGCCACCCTTGTCCAGGCAAATGAAAAGCAATTCCTGTTCGGCGGGAAATAACGGAGACAGGCCATGAACAAAAACAAGACACTCAGCCTTGCCATAATGAGCGGAAAAGGCGGCGTGGGTAAAACCAATATCGTTCTTAATTTAGGATATGCTTTGCAACAGGCTCAGGCAAAAGCAATGCTTATGGATTGCGACCTTGGGCTGGCAAATCTTGATGTATTGCTCGGCATTTCACCAGAAAAGAATTTACATGATCTTTTACAGACCGGGGTTACAGCTGAAGACGTCCTTGTGTCCATTGAACCGGGATTTGATATGTTGCCAGCCACCAGTGGCGTACCGGAATTGGTCGAAATGGACGAGGATATTCAGGATATCCTTTTCAAAAAACTTATCACTATCGCCGGCCAATATAATTATCTCATGCTTGACCTTGGAGCAGGCATCAGTCCGACAGTTTTATCTCTTGCTGCTTTATCCCAGCTTCGGATTGTCGTTGTCACCCCGGAGCC
This genomic window contains:
- a CDS encoding GGDEF domain-containing protein, producing MPKEKKINFPEQELATELSELQKELCGLSQSCLGKLDTDAVWIFRLFEGVTPEEWDDLSAKHDLQQWLTMPIDGDAFPQLKKLQKTLENLSYQTDHDALTGLANRRAFDRILDIEMERSKRAKTPLSLAIFDLDNFKSVNDTYGHTKGDEVLARFAEHLQASTRRYDLASRFGGEEFALIMAGSGVVKATQLLNRLLKEFKEIEFYSSDGETSFNVTCSAGLTCFKGTMDMTEKQLIDLADEALYEAKSSGKDQVKVSKLPFVDNVPNATLVQANEKQFLFGGK
- a CDS encoding MinD/ParA family protein; amino-acid sequence: MNKNKTLSLAIMSGKGGVGKTNIVLNLGYALQQAQAKAMLMDCDLGLANLDVLLGISPEKNLHDLLQTGVTAEDVLVSIEPGFDMLPATSGVPELVEMDEDIQDILFKKLITIAGQYNYLMLDLGAGISPTVLSLAALSQLRIVVVTPEPTSLTDSYAMIKVLTTQYGIKDYLVVVNQALSAQEANQTFDRLSAACKNFLNIELRNLGFVHQDSTLVESVRRQTPLMKYAPKAPASKDITALARKIMRYREDNLERIGGRPILKNFPS